The DNA window TGGAGCGGGCCTCGGTGGCCGAGAACGAGCGCGAGCTGTCCCTGGGCCTCCAGCGGTCGATGATGCCGACGCTGGGGCCGGAGATCCCGGGGATGACGGTGGCCGCCCGGTACGTTCCGACCGGCGGCGGCCTTCAGGTCGGCGGCGACTGGTACGACATGATCCCGCTGCCCAGCGGGCGAATAGCCCTGGTCATCGGGGACGTACAGGGGCACGACGTACGGGCCGCCGGACTGATGGGCCAGCTCCGGATCGCCCTGCGCGCGTACGCCTCCGAGGGCCACCGCCCGGACGCGGTCCTCTCCCGCGCCTCCCGCTTCCTGCACGGGCTGCACGACTTCCCGGGGACGGACACCCACGACCCGGCCGACCACTCCGGTCCGCGCTTCGCGACCTGCCTCTACATCGAGGCGGACCCCGCCACCGGGCTCCTCGACATCGCCCGCGCGGGCCACCCCGACCCGGCCGTGCGCCTCAGTGACGGGACGGTGCTGGTCCGGCCCACGGCGGGTGGGCTGCCGCTGGGCATCGTGGCGGACACGGACTATCCGACGACGCGGCTCGTTCTCGAACCGGGCGAGACGATCATGATCTGTACGGACGGTCTCATCGAGACCGGCGGCCACGACCTGGACACCGGCTGGGCCAGGCTGCGCACGATCATGGAGGAGCACACCGGCGACAGCCTGGAAAAGCTCGCCGACGCGCTGGTGTCGGGCGTCCACGGCCCCTCCTCGCACCACACCACGGGCCCGCTGGTGGACCGCCGCGAGGACGACATCGCCGTACTGCTGCTGTGCCGCGAGGGGAACGGCTGCGGCTGCGGCCCCGGTACGGCGGTGCCGCTGGCCCCCGTACGGCGTACGGCACTGACGGTCGCCCAGACCGAGCCGGAACGTATCGCCGCCGCCCGGCAGCAGCTGCGGGATCTGCTGCACGACTGGGCGGACGGGGAACAGCTCGACGCGGCCGTGCTGATGGTCTCGGAGATGGTCACCAACGTCCTGGTGCACACCGACGGCGACGCGCTCCTGATCGCCGAGGCGGCGGGCGAACCGGGCGTACGGCGGCTGCGGGTCGAGGTGACGGACGCCAGCGACGAACTGCCGCACAAGCGGCGCCCGGGGGAGATGGCGTCCAGCGGGCGGGGGCTGATCCTCATGGAGATGCTCGCGCACACGTGGGGCGTGGACCCGAAGGGCGAGGGCAAGGCGATCTGGTTCGAGCTGTACGAGGACCGAGCGCCGCAGCTGTAGCGGGCACCTCGCTCCCGGAGCGCCGTACCGCCCCCACAGAGGGAAAATGGTCGACAAGACGCCCTGCTCCGCCCTCGGGGGGACCACGGAGACCCGCCATGAGCATGCAGAAGATCGGAACCGACACCACCGTCCTGGCGGACTGTCTGGAGGTGCCGGGCATCGGCTTCCTCCCGGTCAACGCCTTCGTTCTGCTCGCCGACGAGCCGGTCGTCGTCGATACGGGCCTCAGCCTCCCCGACCGGAACTTCCTCGACACGCTCGGCTCCGTCATGGACCCCGCCGACGTGCGCTGGATCTGGCTCACCCACCCCGACCGCGACCACACGGGCGGCCTGTTCGACCTGCTGGTCGCCGCCCCCGAGGCCCGCGTCGTGACGACGTTCCTCGGCGCCGGGATCATGTCGACCGAGCGGCCCCTGCCGCTGGACCGCGTGTGCCTGGTCAACCCGGGGCAGTCGCTGGACGTG is part of the Streptomyces agglomeratus genome and encodes:
- a CDS encoding ATP-binding SpoIIE family protein phosphatase, with the protein product MRTEDILAAIATGLWRWDNASGVVTLDAEAARLLGLPAEPVTLPEAAVRSRFHPVDWNEINGVVNLAVAEGTLAEARLRIMDVDGRLLRTVRSRSKPVVEGNDYQLFGTLQEVAEPRPGDAAHTPVTGDWRRSREAFLLDAGRALAEARSTAEVLRVAASLSMPGFSPDSLAVFGSSGSRITVLGHHGYGPDDDLPFADMLRDTDHPASEVVRTGRAIYLSSPEEYSRRYPAGRPLARNDEPRSWAFVPLTVAGRTMGAWMAGFAHPVAFTPDERSVLTTVARMLAQALERASVAENERELSLGLQRSMMPTLGPEIPGMTVAARYVPTGGGLQVGGDWYDMIPLPSGRIALVIGDVQGHDVRAAGLMGQLRIALRAYASEGHRPDAVLSRASRFLHGLHDFPGTDTHDPADHSGPRFATCLYIEADPATGLLDIARAGHPDPAVRLSDGTVLVRPTAGGLPLGIVADTDYPTTRLVLEPGETIMICTDGLIETGGHDLDTGWARLRTIMEEHTGDSLEKLADALVSGVHGPSSHHTTGPLVDRREDDIAVLLLCREGNGCGCGPGTAVPLAPVRRTALTVAQTEPERIAAARQQLRDLLHDWADGEQLDAAVLMVSEMVTNVLVHTDGDALLIAEAAGEPGVRRLRVEVTDASDELPHKRRPGEMASSGRGLILMEMLAHTWGVDPKGEGKAIWFELYEDRAPQL